The proteins below come from a single Acidimicrobiales bacterium genomic window:
- a CDS encoding tyrosine-type recombinase/integrase gives MPPAPTAVPAETQHLYTGYQRWLTARGVGNRPFDIGARTFLARFPDPQGWAALPLAERHRTAKNHVQPFLNFLMLHGHLHPGYDWLLDRKFHAILREGAASPLGADIARFLGGAETLGYSVRTRTGMASEVVARMLIQTGRSLDQLTDADFAEFEAAIGGREARNGRDYKHYRTGLHGARAVVYHLGAPAEPAPKRSTLWRWSWERHLEGVGPHIRGPMVAYLERLRATLSRSSVQSVASELAHFGRFLARTDPGLKSLALLDRRRHIEPYLSEVADAINHRTGAPIAASTAKGRILTVGRFLDAMAEWGWPDAPPRRLVFPRDAPRLPHPLPRYLPPDHDRLLVEALEASPNRLRADALLLLRATGMRIGELCDLELDCVHEVPGQGAWLKVPLGKLLTERMVPLDDETVELIDRIVARRSPGRPLRHPRTGRLVEFLLTHQGRRVSACTLRDELHRAAADAGLGSAVPHQLRHTYATALVNAGCSLQALMALLGHVSAEMSLRYGRLFDATVRESYERALTLAKAQLGPVLPEATPVTLQTDWRAAPMIKSRLAGGYCLRSLAQGPCAYTHVCEHCPNFRTDHSFLPMLVTQRADAAKLVADAEGRGWGEEAARHRRLIERLDRLIAGAEAS, from the coding sequence ATGCCGCCAGCCCCGACCGCGGTCCCGGCCGAGACGCAGCATCTCTACACCGGCTACCAGCGGTGGCTGACCGCCCGGGGGGTGGGCAACAGGCCCTTCGATATCGGCGCCCGCACCTTCTTGGCCCGCTTTCCCGACCCGCAGGGTTGGGCCGCCCTGCCGCTGGCCGAACGCCACCGCACCGCCAAGAACCACGTGCAGCCGTTCCTGAACTTCTTGATGCTGCACGGCCATCTGCACCCTGGTTACGACTGGTTGTTGGACCGCAAGTTCCATGCCATCCTCCGGGAAGGCGCGGCCAGCCCGCTCGGAGCCGACATCGCCCGCTTCCTGGGGGGCGCCGAGACGTTGGGCTACTCGGTGCGGACCCGCACCGGGATGGCCTCTGAGGTTGTCGCCCGGATGCTGATCCAAACCGGCCGAAGCCTCGATCAGCTCACCGACGCGGACTTCGCCGAGTTCGAAGCTGCCATCGGTGGACGAGAGGCTCGCAACGGGCGGGACTACAAGCATTACCGGACCGGTCTGCACGGGGCGCGCGCCGTCGTCTATCACCTGGGCGCCCCGGCCGAGCCGGCGCCGAAACGCTCGACGCTGTGGCGGTGGAGTTGGGAACGACACCTCGAGGGGGTCGGCCCCCATATCCGCGGTCCGATGGTCGCCTACCTGGAGCGACTCCGAGCGACGCTGTCACGATCGAGCGTGCAGAGCGTCGCGTCGGAACTGGCGCACTTCGGCCGGTTCCTGGCCAGGACCGACCCCGGGTTGAAGTCGTTGGCGCTGCTGGACCGTCGCCGGCACATCGAGCCCTACCTGAGCGAGGTCGCGGACGCGATCAACCACCGCACCGGCGCGCCAATCGCCGCGTCGACCGCCAAAGGCCGCATCCTCACGGTCGGCCGGTTCCTCGACGCGATGGCAGAGTGGGGCTGGCCGGACGCCCCACCCCGGCGCCTCGTGTTCCCCCGTGACGCACCACGGCTGCCGCACCCGCTGCCCCGCTACCTGCCCCCCGATCACGACCGGCTCCTCGTCGAAGCGCTCGAGGCGTCACCGAACCGGTTGCGTGCCGACGCGTTGCTGTTGTTGCGGGCCACGGGGATGCGGATCGGCGAGCTTTGCGACCTGGAGCTCGACTGCGTGCACGAGGTTCCCGGCCAGGGCGCCTGGCTGAAAGTCCCGTTGGGCAAGCTGCTGACCGAGCGGATGGTGCCCCTCGACGACGAGACCGTCGAGCTGATCGACCGGATCGTCGCCCGCCGTTCCCCGGGGCGGCCGCTACGCCACCCCCGCACCGGCCGCCTCGTCGAGTTCCTCCTCACCCATCAGGGGCGGCGCGTCTCCGCGTGCACGCTGCGCGACGAGCTGCACCGCGCCGCCGCCGACGCCGGCCTGGGCTCGGCCGTGCCTCACCAACTCCGGCACACCTACGCCACCGCATTGGTCAACGCTGGCTGCTCGTTGCAGGCGCTGATGGCCCTGCTGGGTCATGTGTCGGCCGAGATGAGCTTGCGTTACGGGCGGCTGTTCGACGCCACCGTCCGCGAAAGCTACGAGCGGGCCCTCACGCTGGCCAAGGCGCAGCTGGGCCCGGTGCTGCCCGAAGCCACCCCCGTCACGCTGCAAACTGACTGGCGGGCGGCGCCGATGATCAAGTCCCGCCTCGCCGGCGGCTACTGCCTACGCAGCCTCGCCCAAGGCCCGTGCGCCTACACCCACGTGTGCGAGCACTGCCCGAACTTCCGGACCGATCACAGCTTCTTGCCGATGCTCGTCACCCAGCGCGCCGACGCCGCCAAGCTCGTCGCCGACGCTGAAGGCCGCGGGTGGGGTGAGGAAGCAGCCCGTCACCGCCGCCTGATCGAACGCCTCGACCGGCTCATCGCCGGCGCGGAGGCCAGTTGA
- a CDS encoding DUF6262 family protein, with product MTTAPAPARSTAMRAARAEHSQDKRARALAAIEALEAAGASITFPAVAKAAGVSTWLTYAEGIREHVEAARRRQTDGDIAAASHSSVSDKHRATPASLRTDLAVAREEIRRLRTERDKLYRRLRLHLGAEIEGPDRAQLIARIAELETVNRQLVAERDARGAEADTTRRRVVELEDELTAVRESLRRVIRAENRGR from the coding sequence GTGACCACGGCCCCCGCACCGGCCCGGTCGACGGCGATGCGGGCAGCCAGAGCAGAACACAGCCAGGACAAGCGTGCCCGCGCCCTGGCGGCCATCGAGGCGCTGGAGGCCGCCGGAGCGTCGATTACCTTCCCGGCCGTGGCCAAAGCTGCCGGCGTGTCCACCTGGCTCACCTATGCCGAAGGGATCCGAGAGCACGTGGAGGCTGCTCGGCGGCGCCAGACCGACGGCGACATCGCCGCTGCTTCTCATTCCTCTGTGTCCGACAAGCATCGGGCGACACCCGCCAGTTTGCGCACCGATCTGGCCGTCGCCCGGGAGGAGATCAGGCGGCTCCGAACCGAACGCGACAAGCTCTACAGACGCCTCCGTCTCCACCTCGGCGCCGAGATCGAAGGCCCGGACAGGGCTCAGCTGATCGCGCGAATCGCCGAACTCGAAACCGTCAACCGCCAGCTGGTGGCCGAGCGGGACGCCCGTGGGGCCGAGGCAGACACCACCCGCCGGCGCGTCGTCGAACTGGAAGACGAGCTCACCGCCGTGCGCGAGAGCCTGCGTCGGGTCATCCGGGCGGAGAACCGTGGCCGCTGA
- a CDS encoding ERCC4 domain-containing protein gives MAAEELLIARNPDPESTLAYLLRVPLGDGLVLRTAGTWPRTKALYCYPVPSSEWPADAEIVERIALRSCVRRGAAIDLVVNRARENRSQLVFTTARGRDAVFWQSPRTRNQARPNVTTPTARAAGVAELEIIVDSREHYPYRFPGKPVRTLGRALACGDYGVMVEGRLAAAVERKSLPDLVSSLISGRLRYALGELSALPRAAVVVEDRYSQVFKSDRVRPAVIVDGLAECQIRWPEVAIVFCETRQLAEEWTYRYLAAAQLWATTEPAAIQRIAAMPTQLAAPNAPDPSPAEVRAWARTNGIAVPDRGRLAADVHAAWLGAHRT, from the coding sequence GTGGCCGCTGAGGAGCTGTTGATCGCCCGCAACCCGGACCCGGAGTCCACCCTGGCTTACCTGCTGCGCGTCCCGCTGGGCGACGGGCTCGTGCTGCGAACCGCCGGCACGTGGCCGCGCACCAAGGCGCTCTACTGCTACCCGGTGCCGTCAAGTGAGTGGCCCGCCGATGCCGAAATCGTGGAACGGATCGCCCTGCGTTCCTGCGTTCGGCGAGGAGCCGCCATCGACCTGGTCGTCAACCGGGCCCGGGAGAACCGCTCCCAGCTGGTGTTCACCACCGCCCGAGGCCGCGACGCCGTGTTCTGGCAGTCGCCCCGCACCCGCAACCAGGCCCGCCCGAACGTGACCACCCCCACCGCGCGAGCTGCGGGGGTCGCCGAGCTCGAGATCATCGTCGACAGCCGCGAGCACTACCCCTATCGCTTCCCCGGCAAGCCGGTGCGCACCCTCGGTCGGGCGCTGGCGTGCGGCGACTACGGGGTGATGGTCGAGGGGCGACTCGCCGCTGCCGTCGAGCGCAAGTCGCTGCCCGACCTCGTCTCCAGCCTCATCAGCGGCAGGCTGCGCTACGCCCTGGGCGAACTCTCCGCCCTGCCCCGTGCTGCGGTGGTGGTCGAAGACCGCTACTCCCAGGTGTTCAAGTCCGACCGGGTTCGGCCGGCGGTGATCGTTGACGGCCTGGCCGAGTGCCAGATCCGCTGGCCCGAGGTGGCCATCGTCTTCTGCGAGACCCGCCAACTGGCCGAGGAATGGACATACCGATACCTGGCCGCTGCTCAGCTCTGGGCCACCACCGAACCGGCCGCCATCCAGCGCATCGCTGCCATGCCCACTCAACTCGCGGCACCGAACGCTCCCGATCCGTCCCCGGCCGAGGTGCGTGCTTGGGCCCGAACCAACGGGATCGCCGTGCCCGACCGAGGCCGGCTGGCCGCTGACGTGCATGCAGCGTGGCTTGGCGCACACCGCACCTGA
- a CDS encoding helix-turn-helix domain-containing protein — MDDAGPRPDGPIGRINALGQQIDRLQRQQEAAILLAVQAGATWAQIGAALGVSAQAAHKRHRWLRHNPVTGETWREPPLPLLNPTTTR; from the coding sequence GTGGATGACGCCGGTCCACGCCCGGACGGCCCAATCGGCCGCATCAACGCCCTCGGCCAACAGATCGACCGTCTGCAGCGGCAACAAGAAGCGGCGATCCTGCTCGCTGTGCAAGCCGGCGCGACCTGGGCTCAGATCGGCGCCGCGCTCGGGGTCAGCGCCCAAGCGGCCCACAAACGGCACCGGTGGCTGCGCCACAATCCCGTCACCGGCGAGACGTGGCGCGAACCGCCCCTCCCCCTGCTGAACCCGACCACCACCAGATAA